One part of the Mya arenaria isolate MELC-2E11 chromosome 3, ASM2691426v1 genome encodes these proteins:
- the LOC128225929 gene encoding uncharacterized protein LOC128225929, whose translation MSVLGPYLSDGKNNDAKILNHIINTNVEDIKSYVHPGDIFVVDRGFRDSLQLLEDLGIQSKMPSFLPKGETQFQTEVANTSRLVTKIRWVVESANARLKRWKYLDRVLPNSQVPFIGDFVQIICAVCNKYLPPLSSSCSDDDRLAQHMLQLATQENSLKTEIEESNLDKSRAVWVPVSDTDLEDFPRLTEDILRTLTCVVYQLKLCPGYIQEHLEGDEDIRVHKERSGLIRVRLQSRHVSAKQYNLWIKLNNYEILGWYCKCRSGSRIVGMCAHCAAVIWYLGYGKHRFLGALGVRDWSEYVDDASVVPPTVDSSDSDSD comes from the exons ATGTCTGTACTTGGCCCTTACCTGTCTGATGGAAAGAACAATGATGCAAAAATCCTCAACCATATCATCAATACAAACGTTGAGGATATCAAATCGTATGTCCATCCTGGTGACATATTTGTGGTGGACAGAGGGTTTAGGGATTCCCTGCAGCTATTAGAG GATCTGGGAATACAGTCAAAGATGCCTTCATTTTTGCCAAAAGGCGAGACCCAGTTCCAAACCGAGGTCGCCAACACTAGCAGGCTTGTCACGAAG ATCAGATGGGTGGTTGAGTCTGCCAACGCACGGCTCAAGAGATGGAAATACTTAGACAGAGTATTACCTAACAGCCAGGTTCCATTTATTGGCGACTTTGTGCAAATAATTTGTGCCGTTTGCAACAAATATCTTCCGCCACTTTCATCTTCATGCTCTGATGATGACAGACTCGCACAACATATGCTGCAGTTAGCAACTCAAGAGAACTCTCTGAAAACTGAGATTGAGGAGAGCAATCTCGACAAAAGTCGAGCCGTGTGGGTTCCAGTTTCTGACACTGATCTTGAAGACTTCCCTCGTCTCACTGAGGACATACTACGGACCCTCACATGTGTTGTCTATCAGTTGAAGCTTTGCCCTGGATACATCCAAGAACACCTTGAGGGCGATGAAGACATTCGTGTACATAAAGAAAGAAGTGGGCTGATTCGTGTGCGTTTACAAAGTCGTCATGTCTCGGCGAAACAATACAATCTTTggattaaattaaacaattatgaaattcTTGGTTGGTATTGCAAATGTAGATCTGGTTCAAGGATAGTTGGAATGTGTGCACACTGTGCAGCAGTGATTTGGTACTTGGGTTATGGAAAGCACAGATTTTTGGGTGCTCTTGGTGTCCGTGACTGGAGTGAATATGTTGATGATGCTAGTGTTGTTCCACCAACAGTTGATAGTTCAGACTCGGACAGCGATTAA